In Kineosporia sp. NBRC 101731, the genomic window CGCCCTCCCCACGGGCCCCCTCCCCGGGAGCACCGGCGGCCCCGCGCCGGGAACCTCGTCCTCAAGCACGAAAACCCTGTTCGCAGGTGACCCGAAAGGGCGCTTACGTGCGGGTATCCGGCTCTGGGGGCCGGTCGCGGTCGTTCTCGGCCTTATCCTCTTCGGGGTGCTGCGGAACATTCCCGGGTGGGAGTTCCTCGCTCCGTGACCGATCCGGTGATGGATCGGTGGCGGATCAGCCACTGATCGGCCGCTGATCGGCTCGGGCGAAACGGTCCATATCAGACGGGACCTGCGAGTCATGGCGGACGGTAGGGGCCGGAGCACCCTCTGGGAATAGGTACCATCGACGGGTTGACACCGCCGCGTGACGAGGGAGCCTTGTGTGACTGTGCTCGATCAGATCCTCGTCGGGGTAAAAGCTGACCTGGAAGAACGCCAGGCCACCACACCCCTGGAGAAGCTCCAGGAACGGGCCGCACAACTGCCCTCGGCGAAGCCGGCGGAATCGGTTCTGCGCCACGGCGACACCGTCAAGGTGATCGCCGAGGTGAAACGGTCGAGCCCGAGCAAGGGTTCCCTGGCCGAGATCGGTGACCCCGCCGGTCTGGCCACCGAGTACGAGTCCGGTGGCGCCTCCGTCATCAGCGTGCTCACCGAGAAGCACCGTTTCGGCGGCAGCCTCGAAGACCTGGCCAGTGTGCGGGCCGCGGTCGACGTGCCGGTGCTGCGCAAGGACTTCGTGTTCACCAGCTATCAGGTGTGGGAGGCCCGGGCCACCGGTGCCGACGCGATCCTGCTGATCGTGGCCGCGCTCGAGCAGGAGGCTCTGGTCTCGCTGATCGAGCGGGTTCACTCGGTCGGCATGACCGCCCTGGTCGAGGTGCACGACGAGGAAGAGGTGCAGCGCGCGGTCGATGCCGGCGCCCGGGTGGTGGGCGTCAACGCCCGCAACCTGAAGACCCTCGAGGTGGACCGCAACACGTTCGCCAAACTCGCGCCGAAGATCCCCAGCGGCATCGTCCGGGTCGCCGAGTCCGGGGTGCGCGGTCCGCACGACGTGCTCGACTACGCCCGCTCCGGCGCCCACGCGGTGCTGGTCGGTGAGAGCCTCGTGGTCGGCAACAACCCGCGTGGTGCCGTCGCCGACCTGGTCGCCGCCGGGTCCCACCCCGCCCTGCGGGCCGGGCGCTCCTGACCCTCTTCCCGGGTCACCCCTTCGAACAGAACTGAAAGCGATGACGGACTCTCTGCCCACCTCCGCCCGTCTGCGTGACGCCGTCGGCCCGTACTTCGGCCGTTTCGGCGGCCGGTTCGTGCCGGAGGCCCTCGTGGCCGCCCTGGACGAGCTCGACGCCGCGTTCGGCGCCGCGGTGGT contains:
- the trpC gene encoding indole-3-glycerol phosphate synthase TrpC, whose amino-acid sequence is MTVLDQILVGVKADLEERQATTPLEKLQERAAQLPSAKPAESVLRHGDTVKVIAEVKRSSPSKGSLAEIGDPAGLATEYESGGASVISVLTEKHRFGGSLEDLASVRAAVDVPVLRKDFVFTSYQVWEARATGADAILLIVAALEQEALVSLIERVHSVGMTALVEVHDEEEVQRAVDAGARVVGVNARNLKTLEVDRNTFAKLAPKIPSGIVRVAESGVRGPHDVLDYARSGAHAVLVGESLVVGNNPRGAVADLVAAGSHPALRAGRS